The following DNA comes from Solirubrobacterales bacterium.
GAGGCCTGGCCGACCGTGAAGATCTGGCTCTCGCCGGTCTCGGGGGCGCCCGCCGGATTCAGCTGGGCGAGCGCCTTCTCCCCGTCCTCGGAGAGCTTCCCGGACGGCGCGAGCAGGATCGGTGCCCCAACCGGCCGGGCGGCGAAGGTTGCGGCGACCGTGCCGGCCTGCCAGTCCCGGTCGTCGGCGATGGTCACCGCCGCCGGCGGGGCGCCCGGTCCGGAGACCGGGTAGGTGGCATAGGCGGAGGCGATCGAGATGTCAACCGGGTCGCCGCCGGGGACCCGGGTCGTGTTCCGGGTTGCCGCTGCCGGATACCCGAGGGTTCCGCCGCTCCTGCCACCGGTGCGGGCCTCCCGGGCCTTCTCGGTGAGTTCACCCGGCTTCACCTTGCCCAGACCCTCCGGGCCGTCGTCGCCGGCCGGGCCGACCCCGAAAATGAAGTGGGCAACCAGGGCCGCGAGGATCAGGGTCAGGACCAGCAGGATCCCGAGACCGACCCACGGGGTTCCTCCCGTGCGGGGGCTGCCGGAGGGCGCGTTGATCGGGCGTCTTCCTGAGGTGGCCACGGGCTGAAAGGTATCGAGAGACGCAAGACGTAAGAATGCCGCCGATGTCCAACCCCACAGTCGCCCCAATCAATCAGCTCGGTCACACCACCGTCGGGGGCTGCGACGTGGTCGACCTGGCCCGCGAGTTCGGCACCCCGGCCTACCTGCTGGACGTCGCCGACATGAAGGCCAGAGCGAAGGCCTACCTCGACGCCTTTTCCAGCTATGAGGGCGAGACCGAGGTGCTCTTTGCCTCCAAGGCGCTGCCGGTGACCGCGGTCCTCAAACTGTTTGCCGGTGAAGGTCTTTCGGTCGACGTCGCCTCGGGCGGGGAACTGACTCTCGCCCTGGCCGCCGGCTGCGATCCCGCCCGGATCTACATGCACGGCAACAACAAGACCGACGCCGAACTGAAACTCGCATTCGAGAGTGGCGTCGGCCATCTGATTCTCGACTCCTTCGATGAGATCGAGCGTTGCGAACGGCTGCTGGATCGCTCCCAGGACGTGCTGATCCGGGTCACGCCGGGAATCAAGCCGTCAACCCACTCCTTCATCCAGACCGGCCAGCTCGACTCGAAGTTCGGCTTCGGCCTCGAGGACGGCACCGCCGCCCGGGCGATCGAACGGGTGCTTTCATCCGACACCCTCAACCTGGTCGGCCTCCATGCCCACATCGGCTCCCAGATCTTCGAGCTGGAGCCGTACCGCCTCCAGGTGGAGGCCCTCGCCTCGATCAAGGGCGAGTGGTGCCGCATCCTCGATCTGGGTGGCGGGCTCGGGATCACTTACGAGGCCGGCGATGAACCGCCCGCGGTTTCCGAGTACGCCCGGGTGAAGCTGGATGCGGTCCGGGAGCATTTCGGGACCGCGGTGAAGGTCCTGGTCGAACCCGGCCGTTCCCTGGTCGGCGAGGCGGGCTCCACCATTTACACGGTCGGCACGGTCAAGGAGATTCCGGGCGTGAGGACCTACGTCGCGGTCGACGGGGGGATGTCCGACAACCTCCGTCCGATGCTCTACGACGCCCGTTACGAGGCGGTGATCGCCGATCGGGCTGCCGACCCGCCGGACACCACCGCCACGGTGGCCGGCTCCCACTGCGAGTCCGGGGATATCCTGATCCGGGATGTCGAACTGGCCGCACCCCGGGTGGGAGACACGCTCTTGATCTACGCGACCGGCGCGTACGGCCACGCGATGGCCAACAACTACAACGGCATGGCTCGTCCGCCAGTCATTTTCTGCGAGGACGGGAACGCCACCGAGGTCATCCGCCGGGAGACCTGGGACGACCTGCTGCGGAGGGACGCATGACTGAAACGGTGAAGATCGGCCTGCTCGGCCGGGGGACCGTCGGCGGAGCCTTCGCCGAGCTGGTCGAGGACCGGGCCGGCCCGATCTCGGAGGCGATCGGCGGGAACCTGGAGATCTCCGGGGTGCTGACCACCTCCCAGGGGGACTTCGAGGAGATCCTGGCCGGGGCCGACGTGATCGTCGAGCTGATGGGTGGGACCGACATCGCCCGTAACCATGTGCTGGCCGCCCTCCACGCCGGCAAGCCGGTGGTGACCGCCAACAAGCAGCTGCTCGCCCAGCACGGCGACGAGCTTTTCGCCGCCGCCGACGAGGCCGGGGTGCAGCTCCGCTTCGAGGCCGCGGTCGCCGCCGTGGTCCCGGTGATCCGGGTGGTTCAGGAAAGCTTCGGCACGGTCGAGTTCAGCAAGGTTTCCGGGATCGTCAACGGCACCACCAACTTCATCCTCTCCGAGATGGCGGCCACCGGCGCCTCCTACGAGGATGTACTGGCCCGGGCCCAGGAGCTCGGTTACGCCGAGGCCGACCCGACCGATGACGTGAACGGGGCCGACGCGGCCGCCAAGATGGCGATCCTCGCCCGGCTGGCCTTCCACACCCCGGTCCGGCTCGACCAGGTTGACTTCGAGGGGATCGAGTCGGTCCAGCCGGACGATCTCGCCTACGCCAAGGAGCTCGGTCTCTCGCTCAAGCTGCTGGGGGTGGCGGAACGGGTCGGTGACGGTGTGGTCGCGAGGGTGTTCCCCTGCTTCCTTTACGGCGATCATCCGCTGGCCCCGATCGAGGGGCCGTTCAACGCAGTTACGGTCGAGGCCCCGGAGATCAACGAGGTGACGATGTCCGGGCCGGGCGCCGGTGGCATCCAGACCGCCGCCGCGGTGCTCGGCGACCTCGTTTCGATCCTGATCGGCGACACCCCGATCCACCGGGCCACCCGTGATCTGCCGGTGCTTGAGGACGCGATCTCCTCCTTCTATCTCCACATGGAGGTGGCCGACGAACCCGGCGTGCTGGCCAATGTGGCCCAGGTCCTTGCCGACAGTGACGTCTCGGTCAAGAGCGTGGTCCAGCGCGGGATGGGCGACGACGCCCGTCTGGTCATGGTGATCCACGAGTGTCCCGAGTCCCGGTTCAAGCGGGCGGTCGCCGCGATCGCCGAACTCGGTTCGATGCGGGCCAAGCCCCGTTTTATCCGGGTGCTCGAGGAGGAGCACGCCTGATGCCGGTCCCGCTGATCGAGCGCTACCGGGCCGACCTGCCGCTGGAGCCGAACGATCCGGTGGTCAGCCTGAACGAGGGCTCGACCCCGCTGGTCGAGGCGCCCCGGCTTTCGGAACGGGTCGGGGCGAGGGTGTGGCTGAAGGTCGAGGGTGCGAACCCGACCGGTTCCTTCAAGGACCGCGGGATGACCGTCGCCGTCTCCCGCGCCGCCGGCCGCGGCGCCAAGGCGGTGATCTGCGCTTCGACCGGCAACACCGCCGCCTCGGCCGCCGCCTACGCGGTCCGGGCCGGCCTGACCGGTGCGGTGATCATCCCGGAGGGCAACATCGCGATGGGGAAGCTGGCCCAGTCGCTGATGCACGGCGCCCGGGTGGTGGCGATCGACGGCAACTTCGACGACGCCCTGACCGCGGTCCGGGATCTCTCCGAACGCCATCCGATCGAACTGGTCAATTCGGTCAACCCGTACCGGATCGAGGGTCAGAAGACCGCCGCCTTCGAGCTGATCGACGAACTCGGCGGCGCCCCGGATGCCCTGGCGATCCCGGTCGGCAACGCCGGCAACATCTCCGCCTACTGGAAGGGTTTCACCGAAAGGGGTACCGCCCCGATCTGTTACGGCTTCCAGGCGGCCGGTTCCGCCCCGCTGGTGGACGGCGCCCCGGTCGCCCACCCGAACACGATCGCGACCGCGATCCGGATCGGCAACCCGGCCCGCTGGGAGGAGGCGATGAACGCCTTCAACACCTCCCGCGGCAGGGTCGCGGCGGTAACCGATGAGCAGATCCTCGATGCATACCGCTGGCTGGCCGCCAACGAAGGGGTGTTCTGCGAACCGGCCTCGGCCGCCTCGGTCGCCGGCATCCTCACCCACGGCCTGCCGGTGGTGGAAGGCATGGAGAAGCCGGAAACGGTGGTCTGCGTACTCACCGGCCACGGCCTCAAGGATCCCGACACCGCCCTCGGCAAGGCCCCGCCGGTGATCAGGTGCGCCAACGAGATCGGCGCAATCGAGGAAGCAGTCTTCGGCTGATCCCGGAATCCGCGGGAAGAAGCAGAACCAGGCGGCCAGTCCGAAACCCCAAGTCGGGGAATCGGATCCGGATTTCCGTCATCCGCCCCGCGCCGGCTCAGCAGCGGTGATACTCGTAGGAGCCCGAGCCGTTCCTGAAGCCCCGAATTTCCAGGTCACGGACGACCCGCCTGGGCGCCTTGGCGTACCAGTAGGAGCACGGCTGAATCCCACCCCCGGTGATCCTCAGCATGTGCCAACGCCTGGCCTTCGGGCCACGCCGCCTCAGGAGCCCGGAATTGTCGAAGTTTGGTCCCGATGCCCGGGCCCAGGCAAACCGTCGATTCACGGTGGACACCTTGATCCCACCGAGCCAGTCGCAGCGGTATCCACTGACTTCCTGCTTGCGGCAGTCCTTCATCGTCGCACGCTTGATGAACTTCCGTTCGCGCTTGGTCGGCTTGCGCCAAGCGTCTGCCTGGGATGCAACCAGCAGGCCAAGCCCGAGGCTGCCCGACAGGATGATCGCGGCCACAAGAGCCAGATTCCGGTGATGTGTCATCGGCTGGTTCCTCATCTCGGTCTGGATCAGTCGATCACGAAGCCGAGCATGATCTGCCTGACTTTTGCGTGCCGGATCCGGAAGCTGGTCACGGTCTTGCCGATCGTCGCGGATCCGCCGCCGGCGACGATTGCGCAGGAGCCGTAGCTGCACCTGGCTCCTGGATACCGGCGCTTCAGCTTTCGCTTTGTGCTGCCGACCCGGATTCCCTTCCTGGTGTGAATCGATCGCCGGGTGGTGGTAATCGTGTTGATCCAGCCGGAATGGGAGAAAACATCGAGCTTGCGGTAACGGTCACGGCGCATGTACCCGGTGATCTCGTCCCGGACGTAACGCACGGACCGCGGGTTTCCCAGAATTCGGTGCAGGCGCTTCACCTTCATTCCCGGTTTCACCCCGGCCATCGAGTGATTGACGACCAGCAGGTTGCGGTTTGCGCTTGCCGTGGAGGTGGAAAAACCGATGGACCATGCCAGCAGTACCGCCAGAACCAGAGCCATCTTGCCGCCAGAAACCATCTCTCTCCCTTGACACATCCTTGTTGATCGGGCGGTCGGGAGTGTATCCCGCCGGGAGGCGGTTTGGAGAGGCCCTATCGCCGTAGTTTGTAGCCGGTCTGGAAGAGGCGGAGGTTGAGCAGGAAGAGTGCGGCGGTGGCGGCGGTGAGGACCAGCAGGGATAGTGCGACATCCACATCGGCGACCCCGAGGAAGCCGTAGCGGACCAGGGAGATCATGTAGTAGACCGGGTTGAACTGGGTCAGGGTCTGGTAGGGCTCGGGTAGCAGCGAGGCGGAGTAGAAGATGCCGCCGAGGAAGATCAGCGGCTGCAGGATGAAGGTCTGGGCGAAGGAGACGTCGTCGAACTGTTCGGCCCGGACCCCGATCAGCACGCCGAGTTGGGAGAAGAAGGCCCCGACCAGGAAGAGGGACGGGACCAGGATCAGTATGTGATCGACCGGGAGGTCGACCAGGATCGAGGCGACGATGAAGGTGATGATCACGATGATCAGGCCGCGCAGGAAGCCGCCGAGCGAGAAGGCCAGCAGCAGCTGGACCGGGGAGGCGGGGGAGGAGAGCTGATCGTCGATCGCCCCCTGGAACTTCTGCTGGAGGATCGAGGATGAGTTGTTGGAGAAGGCGTTCATCGCCCAGGCCATCATGATCAGGCCCGGGATCACGAACACGATGTAGTCGACCCCGTCCAGTTCCCCGACCCGGGAGCCGAGCGCCCCGCCGAAGATCGAGATGTAGAGGAAGGTTTCTAGCAGGGGGGCGCCGATCGTCTGGCCCTTGATCTTCATGAACCGGCTGACCTCCCGGCGGGTCAGGCTGAGCAGCCGAATCAGGGTGGGGGTCACGATTCTCCGATTCCGGCGGCGCGGGCCGCGAGACCCGACCGGGAGAGCTCCTCGCGACCGACCAGCTCCAGGTAGGCGTCCTCCAGCGACTCCACCCCGAACCGGTTCGACAGTTCGGCACTTGTGCCCTCTGCAACCAGTTCCCCCTGGTTGATGAAGGCGATCCGGCTGCAGAGCTGCTCGGCCTCCTCCAGGTAGTGGGTGGTCAGCAGAACGGTGGTCCCCGCCTCGTTGATCCTCTGGACGTAGTGCCAGAGTTCAAGCCTCAGTTCCACGTCGACCCCGGCGGTCGGCTCGTCGAGGATCAGGAGCCGAGGCCGGTGCATCAGCGCCCGGGCCAGGATCAGGCGCCGCTTCATACCCCCGGACAGCGTGCGGGTGCGCTCCTTGCGCTTGTCGGTCAGGGAGAAATCCTCCAGCAGCCGGTCCACCTGTTCGCGGCGGTCGGCGGCGTTCATCCCGAAATAGCCGCCGTGGAAGTCGAGGGTCTCCTCGACCGTGAGGAACCAGTCGATGTTCAGCTCCTGTGGGGCGAGACCGACCGCCTCCCGGGCCTCGCGGTAGTTCGAGACCGCATCGTGACCGAAGATCTCGATCTCGCCGGAGGTCGGCGAAGCGAGACCGGTCGAGCAGTGAATCAGGGTGGACTTGCCCGCCCCGTTGGGACCGAGCAGGCCGAAGAACTCACCCTCCGCGATCTCGAGGGAGACCCCGCGCAGGGCTTCGGTTCCGGTCGGATAACGCTTGAACAGGTCGGCCACCGCCAGGGCGGGGACGGAGCCGGAGGGGGAAGAGGGCATCGGGGCATCATCGCAAACCGAGGCCGCATCCTCCCGGAGCCGCATGCTCCCCGGGGGAGAGTTTCCGCGGTCGGAGACTTGAACCCCCATGGGCCGGATTGAAGATCACCTGCCAGCGAGCGTGGGGATGCCAGATCAGAAACGGAAGTGCCCTACAACGCGCCCTACAATGAACGGTATGCGCAAGACGAGCGTCTATCTGAACGACCGGCTGACCCGCAAGCTCGCCCGGCTCGCCCGGCAGGGTGGCTGTTCCCAGGCCGAAGTTCTGCGGGCTGCGATTGCCGCCTACGAACCCGGTTCGGCCCAGGACCGAGGGTTCGCGTTGGCCGCGGGTTTCGAGCGGATCGACGGTGATCCACGGCCAATCTCCGAGATCCCGGACCGGGAGCTAATGGAGGGTTTCGGCGATTGACGCTCCTGGTTGACGCTGCCCCGCTGGTCGCGCTGGCGGATGACAGTGAGCCAAGGCGAGGGCAGATACTGGACTGCCTGAGGCGCGAGGATGGTCCGCTGGTCATCCCCGCACCGATAACCGCGGAGGTCGACTACCTGCTCGGCCGACGCTTCGGAAGCCGGGCGCAGAGAGCCTTTCTCGCCGACCTCGCGGCCGGGAGGTTCATGGTCAGTGCCCTGGAGCCGGAGGAGTACATGACCGTCCTGACCCTGGAGGACCGGTACGCGGGGCTCGATCTGGGCCTGGCTGACTGCTCGCTGGTCATCCTGGCTGCCCGGTACGAGACGACGAGGCTCCTGACCTTCGACGAGCGGCAATTCCGCACCGTCGGTCCACTGCGTGGCGGCGAGACGTTCACGATCCTTCCCTCCGATCTGTGAAGCGGTCCGAACGAGGGGAGCGACCGGCGCCGCGTCCGGCAGGTAACTTTTCCCGGGTGACCGAGCGCCGTCGTGTCGTCCGTGTGCCTGCCTCGTCCGCCAATCTCGGCCCGGGCTACGACGTGATGGCCGCCGCCCTGGACGTCTGGCTGGAGCTGGAGGTGACCGAGACCGGGAATCTCGCGGTCGAATGCGACGGTCTCGACCTGCCGACCGGACGAGACAACCTGATCGTCAGGGCGTTCGAGACCCTGCACCCGGCCGACGGACTCAACTTCCGAATTCGAAGTGAAATTCCGCTGACCCGGGGCATGGGTTCCTCGGCGGCGGCGATCGTCGCCGGGCTGGTTGCCGCCGACCACATGTACGAGCTCGCCCTGGAACGGCAGGATCTGCTCGAACGGGCGACCGCGCTGGAGGGCCATCCGGACAACGTCGCCGCGGCCCTGGTCGGCGGATTCGTGGTCTGCAGCGGCGAGGGCGCCGATCTGGTTGCGACCCGGCTTGATCCGCCCGAGGGGCTGGAGGGGATCCTGGTGATCCCGAACGAGCCGGTTGCGACCTCGAAGGCCCGGGAGGCGATTCCGGCGGAGATTCCGATCGGTGATGCGGTCGCCAATGCGGCCAGCGCCGCCCACCTGATCCTCGGGCTCAGTCACGGTGATTACGACCTGCTCGCCCTCGGTCTCAGCGACCGGCTTCACCAGGACCGTCGGGCCCACCTGTTCCCGCGATCGATGGAGATTCTGCGTCAGGCAAGGGATTTCGGGGCGATCGGCGCGACCGTCTCGGGGGCCGGCCCGACCGTCCTGATCTGGTCCGGTTGGCAGGAAACCGGGAAGGTGATCGCCGCCCTCCGCGAGCGATGCGAAGGCTGGGCCGAGGTCAAGCGGGTCGGGTTCAGTCCCCTCGGGGCGGACGTCCCCGAACTCTGACCATGGACCTGCTCGTCCAGGTTGGCCTGATCGAGCTTGCGGTCGGCGGGCTGCTCGGCTGGGCCGTGGTGCTGCGAAAGGAGAGGCCCGACCTGCTTCAGCGGCTCGGACTCCAGCGCACCCGGGCGGTGCTCCAGGCCCACATCGACTACCTGCTGATGGGGCTGATCCTGATCGCGCTCGGAACGGTGATCGAAGATCCCCCGGCCGTTCTGGCCGGGCTGCTGATCTTCGGCACCGTCGTCAATCCGCTGCTTTTCTTCCCGGGGGCGATCAACCCGGCCAACGAGAAAAAGCTGCTCTTCCGGGCCATCGCCGGCCTCTCCTTCACCGCGATCTCGATCGCGCTGGTCTGGGCGGCGATCATCGGCCCTGCCTGAATCCGGGGGCCATCCCGAATCATGAGCATGAGATGCACATGCTAATATATGTGCATGTCGACCATGAAGCACCGGCTTCAGATCCTGCTGGATGAGGAGCGGCATGATCGCGTTCTTTCTGCGGCGCGGGAGCGTGGCGTTTCCGTGGCTACCGTTGTTCGGGACGCGATCGATAGTGGCGTTCCTCGCGCAGACCGTCGCCGGGCGGAGGCCGGACGGAGGATCCTCGAAGCGCCGGATATGGAAGTTCCCGATATGTCCGAGCTCCAGGCGGAGCTGGATCGGGCGCACGACCGGTTTTGATCGTCCTGGACACATCGGTGCTCGTCTACGCAAAGGGCGCGGACCATCCGCTCCGTGAGCCCTGTCGGGACCTGGTCCTGGGAATAACCGACGGGCTGGTCGCCGCGACAACCACGCCGGAAGTCATCCAGGAGTTCGTTCATGTGAGGGCGCGACGCGGGGAGCGGGAAGAGGCCGTGCTGCTCGGTCGGCACTACGCGGCTCTGCTCGCCCCTTTGATCACCGTGGATCAAGCGATCCTTGAGCATGGCCTCTCGATTTTTGATTCATGCCACTCAATCGGCTCGTTCGACTCGGTGCTCGCGGCGGTGGCAGCCAGATCCGGGCTGCGGGTCATTTCATCCGACCGTGACTTCAGCGAGGTGCCCGGGCTTGAAGTGATCTTTCCGGATCAAGCCGGTGTGGAGTCAGCGTTTCTTCGGGGTTAGTTCGCGGACCAGCTTTCGGGCCCTGCCGAGCTGGTCGTCGAACTCGAGGCGTTCCAGCACCTCGACCGTGAGAGTCGCGTAGTCGAGGCCCTTGCGCCGCTGGTAGTCGAAGATCGAAACCCCGGCCCGGGCTGACTCGGGATAGGCGATCGACCGCTTGATCACGGTGTCGAAAACCTTCCCGCCGAACTGTTCCCGGAGGATCTCCAGGGTGCGTCGGGCATGCTTGGTCCGCATGTCGGCGATGTTCAGCAGCACCCCGAGCAGCTCCAGCTCCGGGTTGAGGTTCTCCCGGGCGAGACCGATCACGTCCATTGCCTGCTCGGCGCCCTGCTCCGAGAAGTGCTCCGCCTCCGAGGAAAGAATCGCGTGGTCGGATGCGACCAGCGCGTTCACGGTGAGCAGCCCGAGGGTGGGCGGGCAGTCGATCAGGATCACGTCGTGATGCCGTTTCGGCTCCCGGAGTGCGTTTCTGAGGGTGAGTTCCCGGCCGATCTTCCCGGCCAGCATCAGCTCGGCCTCGGCCAGGCCGAGGTTGGCCGGGATCACCTGGCCGCCGTTTGGCCCGTCATGGGTGGCGTCGGCCGCCTTCTCCTGGCCGGCGAGGACCTCACCCAGGGCGGGAAAGGCGTCGGCCGGGATCTGGAAGTACTCGGAGAGGTTGCCCTGCGGGTCGGCGTCGATCACCAGCACGTCGAGACCGGAGCGGGAGAGCCCCTCTGCCAGCGAGCGGGTCAGAGTGGTCTTGCCGGTGCCGCCCTTCTGGGACAGGATCGCGATGGTCTCGGCCATGCCGGAACCCTATTTGAGACGGGAACGGACCGGACCCCCGATACAGCCGCCGTGGCGGGGCTGACCGCCCACTCATTGGCGGGTGCAGGGCCCCACCGATACGGGGTAGGCACCGGTCCGTGCGAGCGCTTACAATCGCGGGTGATGGGACCCGTTTACGCAGAAGTGGACATCGACGCTCCCCGGGAGAAGATTCAGGACTACCTGATGGAGTTCGCCACCCGCAGGGAGCTCTACGGGGACTCGGTCGAACAGTTCCGCCTGCTACGGATCAACTCGCGAGGTGTCGGCGCGGGCGCCCGCTTCCGCTTCAAGCGGGGGCGTGCCTGGATCGACTCGACCATCACCGCCGCCGATCCCGGCCGGATCTCGGAGCGTGGCGAGGCCGGCAAGTTCAACCGGACCCCGAGCGGGACGGAATGGGAGTTCGAGGAGACCCCGTCCGGGCTGACCCGGCTGCGGCTCAGCTACTGGACCGAACCAAGCGGCGGGGCCAGACATTTCGACCGGATGACCGGTCGCGCCGGCTGGCACACCCGTCGGCTCAAGCGTGCGGCGGCCCGGCTGCGGGATCTGATGGAGTCCGACGCCAGCCCGG
Coding sequences within:
- the lysA gene encoding diaminopimelate decarboxylase translates to MSNPTVAPINQLGHTTVGGCDVVDLAREFGTPAYLLDVADMKARAKAYLDAFSSYEGETEVLFASKALPVTAVLKLFAGEGLSVDVASGGELTLALAAGCDPARIYMHGNNKTDAELKLAFESGVGHLILDSFDEIERCERLLDRSQDVLIRVTPGIKPSTHSFIQTGQLDSKFGFGLEDGTAARAIERVLSSDTLNLVGLHAHIGSQIFELEPYRLQVEALASIKGEWCRILDLGGGLGITYEAGDEPPAVSEYARVKLDAVREHFGTAVKVLVEPGRSLVGEAGSTIYTVGTVKEIPGVRTYVAVDGGMSDNLRPMLYDARYEAVIADRAADPPDTTATVAGSHCESGDILIRDVELAAPRVGDTLLIYATGAYGHAMANNYNGMARPPVIFCEDGNATEVIRRETWDDLLRRDA
- a CDS encoding homoserine dehydrogenase encodes the protein MTETVKIGLLGRGTVGGAFAELVEDRAGPISEAIGGNLEISGVLTTSQGDFEEILAGADVIVELMGGTDIARNHVLAALHAGKPVVTANKQLLAQHGDELFAAADEAGVQLRFEAAVAAVVPVIRVVQESFGTVEFSKVSGIVNGTTNFILSEMAATGASYEDVLARAQELGYAEADPTDDVNGADAAAKMAILARLAFHTPVRLDQVDFEGIESVQPDDLAYAKELGLSLKLLGVAERVGDGVVARVFPCFLYGDHPLAPIEGPFNAVTVEAPEINEVTMSGPGAGGIQTAAAVLGDLVSILIGDTPIHRATRDLPVLEDAISSFYLHMEVADEPGVLANVAQVLADSDVSVKSVVQRGMGDDARLVMVIHECPESRFKRAVAAIAELGSMRAKPRFIRVLEEEHA
- the thrC gene encoding threonine synthase, with product MPVPLIERYRADLPLEPNDPVVSLNEGSTPLVEAPRLSERVGARVWLKVEGANPTGSFKDRGMTVAVSRAAGRGAKAVICASTGNTAASAAAYAVRAGLTGAVIIPEGNIAMGKLAQSLMHGARVVAIDGNFDDALTAVRDLSERHPIELVNSVNPYRIEGQKTAAFELIDELGGAPDALAIPVGNAGNISAYWKGFTERGTAPICYGFQAAGSAPLVDGAPVAHPNTIATAIRIGNPARWEEAMNAFNTSRGRVAAVTDEQILDAYRWLAANEGVFCEPASAASVAGILTHGLPVVEGMEKPETVVCVLTGHGLKDPDTALGKAPPVIRCANEIGAIEEAVFG
- a CDS encoding ABC transporter permease is translated as MTPTLIRLLSLTRREVSRFMKIKGQTIGAPLLETFLYISIFGGALGSRVGELDGVDYIVFVIPGLIMMAWAMNAFSNNSSSILQQKFQGAIDDQLSSPASPVQLLLAFSLGGFLRGLIIVIITFIVASILVDLPVDHILILVPSLFLVGAFFSQLGVLIGVRAEQFDDVSFAQTFILQPLIFLGGIFYSASLLPEPYQTLTQFNPVYYMISLVRYGFLGVADVDVALSLLVLTAATAALFLLNLRLFQTGYKLRR
- a CDS encoding ABC transporter ATP-binding protein, with product MPSSPSGSVPALAVADLFKRYPTGTEALRGVSLEIAEGEFFGLLGPNGAGKSTLIHCSTGLASPTSGEIEIFGHDAVSNYREAREAVGLAPQELNIDWFLTVEETLDFHGGYFGMNAADRREQVDRLLEDFSLTDKRKERTRTLSGGMKRRLILARALMHRPRLLILDEPTAGVDVELRLELWHYVQRINEAGTTVLLTTHYLEEAEQLCSRIAFINQGELVAEGTSAELSNRFGVESLEDAYLELVGREELSRSGLAARAAGIGES
- a CDS encoding ribbon-helix-helix domain-containing protein, yielding MRKTSVYLNDRLTRKLARLARQGGCSQAEVLRAAIAAYEPGSAQDRGFALAAGFERIDGDPRPISEIPDRELMEGFGD
- a CDS encoding PIN domain-containing protein, coding for MTLLVDAAPLVALADDSEPRRGQILDCLRREDGPLVIPAPITAEVDYLLGRRFGSRAQRAFLADLAAGRFMVSALEPEEYMTVLTLEDRYAGLDLGLADCSLVILAARYETTRLLTFDERQFRTVGPLRGGETFTILPSDL
- the thrB gene encoding homoserine kinase encodes the protein MPASSANLGPGYDVMAAALDVWLELEVTETGNLAVECDGLDLPTGRDNLIVRAFETLHPADGLNFRIRSEIPLTRGMGSSAAAIVAGLVAADHMYELALERQDLLERATALEGHPDNVAAALVGGFVVCSGEGADLVATRLDPPEGLEGILVIPNEPVATSKAREAIPAEIPIGDAVANAASAAHLILGLSHGDYDLLALGLSDRLHQDRRAHLFPRSMEILRQARDFGAIGATVSGAGPTVLIWSGWQETGKVIAALRERCEGWAEVKRVGFSPLGADVPEL
- a CDS encoding type II toxin-antitoxin system VapC family toxin — protein: MLVYAKGADHPLREPCRDLVLGITDGLVAATTTPEVIQEFVHVRARRGEREEAVLLGRHYAALLAPLITVDQAILEHGLSIFDSCHSIGSFDSVLAAVAARSGLRVISSDRDFSEVPGLEVIFPDQAGVESAFLRG
- a CDS encoding ParA family protein, whose translation is MAETIAILSQKGGTGKTTLTRSLAEGLSRSGLDVLVIDADPQGNLSEYFQIPADAFPALGEVLAGQEKAADATHDGPNGGQVIPANLGLAEAELMLAGKIGRELTLRNALREPKRHHDVILIDCPPTLGLLTVNALVASDHAILSSEAEHFSEQGAEQAMDVIGLARENLNPELELLGVLLNIADMRTKHARRTLEILREQFGGKVFDTVIKRSIAYPESARAGVSIFDYQRRKGLDYATLTVEVLERLEFDDQLGRARKLVRELTPKKR